One Halobacterium zhouii genomic region harbors:
- a CDS encoding xanthine dehydrogenase family protein molybdopterin-binding subunit, which produces MSESSVQQDVDAEDGVESEGESFVGSGLERVEDRRILTGEAEYVHDISPENCAHMALVRSLHPHAEVTNVDTSDAEDHPDCLLVLTGEDLTEQYNPMPCGLNAFEEWSLVTDKARYVGEPIAAVVATDRYAAEDVVDEIDVDYEKLDPVVDAMEARKDETVIHEDVGTNIPDSETLDFGDVEDAFENADNVLEREYSWGRISGVPLETAGVVAEYDTDRDSFDIDCNIQLHTLVDDTVYETLGYPPEKVNLNVPADVGGSFGTKIAIHRYCALAAMASQQLDGRPVKFVEDRVENLQGGDMHSSEREYRVRLAYDDDGTIHGLDTWFVDDFGAFPRYPVNQALKPLSVVSNAYDIPAVRYDYELAMTNKTSQTAYRGFGVPSHIYALEMAVDEMARELGTEKFEIRRRNLIEEDQMPYRLPSHNVYDSGDFPAALDRIRELVEEEEVRDGGLLDPGVVEEKREEGKHRGVSYTVHIEPGVSGSDWTDRQRTDDDTLESREREDVAELPEHFRIELAEDGTVNAYLATDTSGQGHQTLVTQLLADNLGVLPSDIEVGYLGSVEAPTEYGTAASRMAVMLSGATEGASEALRENCRQLAAEEAFGCDVEDVVYRDGGVERVGGARANGVGVSDDEPADGRERLSLADLAALDTDRDDALTSVSYDYDHPTTELPEFDEALTKKYPVYPTAAFAANAPIVEVDEKTGEVEILKFYSLRDCGTRLNPTIVDGQAHGGLAQGVGAALMEEFSYDDEGQPEAITLFDYLLPSTKNMPPVELEHSETPSPFTATGAKGTGEGGMIDGPAAIASSINAALEGEEFVADQIPMTPHRVRERLREDGE; this is translated from the coding sequence ATGTCGGAATCGAGCGTCCAACAGGACGTAGACGCGGAGGACGGCGTCGAGTCGGAGGGCGAGTCCTTTGTCGGGTCCGGACTGGAGCGCGTCGAGGACCGCCGCATCCTCACCGGAGAGGCCGAGTACGTCCACGACATCTCGCCGGAGAACTGCGCGCACATGGCGCTCGTCCGGAGCCTCCACCCGCACGCCGAGGTGACCAACGTCGACACGAGCGATGCCGAGGACCACCCCGACTGCCTGCTCGTGCTGACGGGCGAGGACCTCACCGAGCAGTACAACCCGATGCCCTGCGGCCTCAACGCCTTCGAAGAGTGGTCGCTGGTCACGGACAAGGCGCGCTACGTCGGCGAACCGATCGCCGCTGTCGTCGCCACGGACCGCTACGCCGCCGAGGACGTGGTCGACGAAATCGACGTGGACTACGAGAAACTCGACCCCGTCGTCGACGCGATGGAGGCCAGGAAGGACGAGACGGTCATCCACGAAGACGTCGGCACGAACATCCCCGACAGCGAGACGCTGGACTTCGGCGACGTCGAGGACGCCTTCGAGAACGCCGACAACGTGCTCGAGCGCGAGTACTCGTGGGGCCGCATCTCGGGGGTCCCACTCGAAACCGCGGGCGTCGTCGCGGAGTACGACACCGACCGGGACTCCTTCGACATCGACTGCAACATCCAACTCCACACGCTCGTCGACGACACCGTCTACGAGACGCTGGGCTACCCGCCGGAGAAGGTGAATCTGAACGTCCCAGCGGACGTCGGCGGGAGTTTCGGCACGAAGATCGCCATCCACCGGTACTGTGCGCTCGCCGCGATGGCGTCCCAGCAACTCGACGGTCGACCCGTGAAGTTCGTGGAGGACCGCGTGGAGAACCTGCAGGGCGGGGACATGCACTCCTCGGAGCGCGAGTACCGGGTGCGACTGGCGTACGACGACGACGGAACCATCCACGGCCTCGACACGTGGTTCGTCGACGACTTCGGCGCGTTCCCGCGCTATCCCGTGAACCAGGCGCTGAAACCACTCTCCGTCGTCTCGAACGCCTACGACATCCCCGCAGTGCGCTACGACTACGAACTCGCGATGACGAACAAGACGAGCCAGACGGCGTATCGCGGCTTCGGCGTCCCCTCCCACATCTACGCCCTCGAGATGGCCGTCGACGAGATGGCCCGAGAGCTCGGCACGGAGAAATTCGAGATTCGCCGGCGGAACCTCATCGAGGAGGACCAGATGCCCTACCGCCTGCCCTCCCACAACGTCTACGACTCCGGTGACTTTCCGGCCGCACTCGACCGGATTCGGGAACTCGTCGAGGAGGAAGAAGTCAGAGACGGCGGCTTGCTCGACCCCGGTGTCGTCGAGGAGAAGCGCGAGGAGGGCAAGCACCGTGGCGTGAGCTACACCGTCCACATCGAACCGGGCGTCTCCGGGTCGGACTGGACCGACCGCCAGCGAACCGACGACGACACCCTGGAGAGCCGAGAGCGCGAGGACGTCGCGGAACTGCCCGAGCACTTCCGCATCGAACTCGCCGAGGACGGCACGGTGAACGCGTATCTCGCCACGGACACCTCCGGACAGGGCCACCAGACGCTCGTCACGCAACTGCTCGCGGACAATCTGGGTGTGCTCCCGAGCGACATCGAAGTGGGGTACCTCGGCAGCGTCGAAGCGCCGACGGAGTACGGCACTGCGGCGTCCCGGATGGCCGTGATGCTCTCGGGCGCGACCGAGGGCGCGTCGGAGGCGCTCCGCGAGAACTGCCGACAGCTCGCCGCCGAGGAAGCGTTCGGCTGCGACGTAGAGGACGTCGTCTACCGCGACGGCGGCGTCGAGCGCGTCGGCGGTGCGCGCGCCAATGGTGTCGGCGTCAGCGACGACGAACCTGCTGACGGGCGCGAACGACTCTCGCTCGCGGACCTCGCTGCGCTCGACACCGACCGCGACGACGCGCTCACGAGCGTCTCCTACGACTACGACCACCCGACGACCGAACTGCCGGAGTTCGACGAGGCGCTCACGAAGAAGTACCCGGTCTACCCGACTGCCGCGTTCGCCGCGAACGCACCCATCGTGGAGGTCGACGAGAAGACGGGCGAGGTCGAGATCCTGAAGTTCTACTCGCTCCGGGACTGCGGAACGAGGCTCAATCCGACTATCGTGGACGGGCAGGCCCACGGCGGCCTCGCGCAGGGCGTCGGCGCGGCGCTCATGGAGGAGTTCAGCTACGACGACGAGGGCCAACCCGAAGCCATCACCCTCTTCGACTACCTCCTCCCGTCGACGAAGAACATGCCGCCCGTGGAGTTAGAGCACTCCGAGACGCCGTCGCCGTTCACCGCCACCGGCGCGAAAGGAACGGGCGAGGGCGGCATGATCGACGGCCCCGCCGCCATCGCCTCCTCCATCAACGCCGCCCTCGAGGGTGAGGAGTTCGTCGCCGACCAGATTCCGATGACGCCCCACCGCGTCCGGGAGCGACTTCGGGAGGACGGGGAGTAG
- a CDS encoding CoxG family protein, producing the protein MIEFSGEFDSDHPPDELWNYFTDPDILAQCAPGCDHIEQVSDSELEATVSVGVGSVKPTFDVDMTIVEADRPNRLVMEAGGDASRNSFEAVAEMDLAENADGGTTANWHAETNVSGLIASLGQRALGSVADRLVNNFFDDLEDLADEGVPAESKVSAKPGATASLEE; encoded by the coding sequence ATGATTGAATTCTCAGGCGAATTCGACTCCGACCATCCCCCGGACGAACTGTGGAACTACTTCACCGACCCCGACATCCTGGCGCAGTGCGCGCCCGGCTGCGACCACATCGAGCAGGTCTCGGACTCCGAACTCGAGGCCACTGTCTCCGTCGGCGTCGGCAGCGTGAAACCAACCTTCGACGTGGACATGACCATCGTGGAGGCCGACAGACCGAACCGACTCGTGATGGAGGCCGGCGGCGACGCCTCCCGGAACTCCTTCGAGGCCGTCGCGGAGATGGACCTCGCGGAGAACGCCGACGGCGGCACCACCGCGAACTGGCACGCCGAGACGAACGTCTCCGGCCTCATCGCGAGTCTCGGTCAGCGCGCGCTCGGCAGCGTCGCGGACCGCCTCGTCAACAACTTCTTCGACGACCTGGAGGACCTCGCTGACGAGGGCGTCCCCGCCGAGTCGAAGGTCAGCGCGAAACCCGGCGCGACGGCTAGTTTAGAGGAGTAG
- a CDS encoding FAD binding domain-containing protein, with product MKPAPFEYHRPTTVGEATSLLADLGHDAELMAGNQSLGIIMANRLATPDHLVDLNRVEELAGVDIREDEVEVGSMTTHRDLELHDELREVLPILPLAAEQIAGPSVRNQGTVGGSIAEADPAGNYPAALVALDADLHVTSGDDGDRTVPAREFFIAYMFTDLAPEELITGVTVSRDPFPAERTGMVFEELKRAAQTFPTVSAGTAVRVDDPAADAPEIEEARVALACVADVPLHVPDAEDAVEGTTLDEDALDAAADAAIEDADPSPEMHADEDWKIELAGEYTRRSLQTAYERASNDDAPDN from the coding sequence ATGAAGCCAGCGCCCTTCGAGTACCACCGACCGACGACCGTCGGGGAGGCGACCAGCCTTCTCGCCGACCTGGGCCACGACGCCGAACTGATGGCGGGCAACCAGAGCCTCGGCATCATCATGGCGAACCGACTGGCGACCCCCGACCACCTCGTCGACCTGAACCGCGTCGAGGAGCTCGCCGGCGTCGACATCCGCGAGGACGAGGTCGAGGTCGGGTCGATGACCACCCACCGCGACCTGGAACTCCACGACGAACTTCGCGAGGTCCTTCCGATCCTCCCCCTCGCCGCCGAGCAGATCGCCGGCCCGAGCGTGCGGAACCAGGGCACCGTCGGCGGCAGCATCGCGGAGGCCGACCCCGCCGGGAACTACCCCGCAGCGCTCGTCGCACTCGACGCGGACCTCCACGTCACCTCCGGGGACGACGGCGACCGGACGGTCCCCGCCCGCGAGTTCTTCATCGCGTACATGTTCACTGACCTCGCGCCAGAGGAACTCATCACGGGCGTCACCGTCTCCCGCGACCCGTTCCCCGCCGAGCGCACCGGGATGGTGTTCGAGGAACTGAAACGCGCCGCCCAGACGTTCCCGACCGTGAGCGCCGGCACCGCCGTCCGCGTGGACGACCCGGCAGCCGACGCCCCCGAAATCGAGGAGGCGCGCGTCGCGCTCGCCTGCGTCGCCGACGTGCCGCTACACGTCCCGGACGCCGAGGACGCCGTGGAGGGGACGACTCTCGACGAGGACGCACTCGACGCCGCTGCGGACGCCGCAATCGAGGACGCAGACCCTTCCCCCGAGATGCACGCGGACGAAGACTGGAAGATCGAACTGGCCGGCGAATACACCCGCCGCTCGCTGCAGACTGCCTACGAACGCGCCAGCAACGACGACGCGCCCGACAACTGA
- a CDS encoding CocE/NonD family hydrolase, translating into MESTSQPAYSVHADLDVMIETRDGVGLSTDIYRPADPETHEPIDEPRPVILDRTPYDKTGGRTRHGEWYASRGYVIAIQDVRGRFDSEGEFYIHANEAEDGADTVEWLAEQEFCDGQVATLGTSYGAWVQNALATQDPDGLAGMFVNMGAANGRKKTFRHNGAFEQRWLSWAFTLGAGFSYDSLEDPDVQQVFADVDFREVLKNGPVQRGESALAALPGYEEWAFDIMESGSASDDLWQNPGLNFERHYDQSADVPTVYSGGWYDSYTGATADNFVGLSERKDSDHYMLMGPWTHLARLPGGHDHSENLLFPPLTWEQPTAGDLAFGEHATRKYRETRKRFFDCYLLGEENAWTDQPPVEYFLMGTGDGHQTDDGRLFHGGEWRTAGEWPPENTEMTRFYAHGDGTLSTEQPTASESYTSYEYDPEDPVPTIGGNTSSYLTFEPREEAVGAYPLGDRNIVDFAGRGGYDQRTDEDTFGASAPYGPLSERDDVLTFRTPPLEEAVEIAGPIRVRVFGETDAPDTDFTAKLIDEYPESEDYPNGYDLNLSDSICRARYRGYRDEPDFVEPGSVYEFYMEPYDTANVFEAGHRIRLDVSSSNWPRFDANPNTGGPLYGDEESQVAENTVHHSATNPTHIELPLQPRI; encoded by the coding sequence ATGGAGTCCACGAGCCAACCAGCGTACAGCGTCCACGCCGACCTGGACGTGATGATAGAAACGCGGGACGGGGTGGGTCTCTCTACCGACATCTATCGGCCAGCGGACCCCGAGACGCACGAACCAATCGACGAACCGCGCCCCGTCATCCTCGACCGCACGCCGTACGACAAGACCGGCGGACGGACGCGACACGGCGAGTGGTACGCCTCCCGCGGGTACGTCATCGCCATCCAGGACGTTCGCGGGCGCTTCGACAGCGAGGGCGAGTTCTACATTCACGCTAATGAGGCCGAGGACGGCGCGGACACCGTCGAGTGGCTCGCCGAGCAGGAGTTCTGCGACGGGCAGGTCGCCACGCTCGGCACGTCCTACGGAGCGTGGGTGCAGAACGCGCTCGCCACGCAGGACCCCGACGGACTCGCCGGCATGTTCGTCAACATGGGCGCGGCGAACGGCCGGAAGAAGACGTTCCGGCACAACGGCGCGTTCGAGCAGCGCTGGCTCTCCTGGGCGTTCACACTCGGTGCCGGTTTCTCCTACGACTCCCTCGAAGACCCGGACGTCCAGCAGGTGTTCGCGGACGTCGACTTCCGGGAGGTGCTGAAGAACGGTCCCGTCCAGCGCGGCGAGTCGGCGCTCGCGGCACTCCCTGGCTACGAGGAGTGGGCCTTCGACATCATGGAGTCCGGGAGCGCGAGCGACGACCTCTGGCAGAATCCCGGCCTCAACTTCGAGCGCCACTACGACCAGAGCGCGGACGTTCCGACCGTCTATTCGGGCGGATGGTACGACTCGTACACGGGCGCCACGGCGGACAACTTCGTCGGACTGAGCGAACGCAAGGACAGCGACCACTACATGCTGATGGGGCCGTGGACGCACCTCGCGCGCCTCCCGGGCGGCCACGACCACAGCGAGAACCTCCTGTTTCCGCCGCTCACGTGGGAACAGCCGACCGCGGGCGACCTCGCGTTCGGCGAGCACGCCACCCGGAAGTACCGCGAGACGCGCAAGCGCTTCTTCGATTGCTACCTGCTCGGCGAGGAGAACGCGTGGACCGACCAGCCCCCCGTCGAGTACTTCCTGATGGGGACCGGCGACGGGCACCAGACGGACGACGGACGTCTCTTCCACGGTGGCGAGTGGCGAACCGCCGGGGAGTGGCCGCCCGAAAACACGGAGATGACGCGGTTCTACGCGCACGGCGACGGCACGCTCTCCACCGAGCAACCGACCGCGAGCGAGTCGTACACGTCCTACGAGTACGACCCCGAGGACCCCGTGCCGACCATCGGTGGCAACACGTCCTCCTATCTCACGTTCGAACCCCGTGAGGAAGCCGTCGGTGCGTACCCGCTCGGCGACCGCAACATCGTCGACTTCGCGGGCCGCGGCGGCTACGACCAGCGCACTGACGAGGACACGTTCGGCGCGTCGGCGCCGTACGGCCCGCTCTCCGAGCGCGACGACGTGCTCACCTTCCGCACGCCACCCCTGGAGGAAGCCGTCGAGATAGCGGGTCCCATCCGCGTCCGCGTGTTCGGCGAGACGGACGCCCCGGACACTGACTTCACCGCGAAACTGATAGACGAGTACCCGGAGAGCGAGGACTACCCGAACGGCTACGACCTCAACCTCTCGGACTCCATCTGCCGCGCGCGCTACCGCGGCTACCGCGACGAACCCGACTTCGTCGAACCCGGTAGTGTCTACGAGTTCTACATGGAGCCCTACGACACCGCGAACGTGTTCGAGGCCGGCCACCGCATCCGCCTCGATGTCTCCTCGTCGAACTGGCCGCGCTTCGACGCCAACCCGAACACTGGTGGCCCGCTGTACGGCGATGAAGAATCACAGGTCGCAGAGAACACCGTCCACCACTCCGCGACCAACCCCACGCACATCGAACTCCCGTTGCAGCCACGGATCTGA
- a CDS encoding uracil-xanthine permease family protein, translated as MTRDDRDDVEETYSPEGPTMEPDSEESGIVEYGIEDRPPMGESIVLGFQHYLTMIGATVAIPLALAGLMGMPEWATARLISTFFVVSGIATLAQTTIGNRYPIVQGGTFSMLAPAIAIIGVLASSGAGWETMILELQGAVIVAGLVEVLIGYVGLFGYLKRYVGPIVIAPVIALIGLSLFNVGQITSPTQNWWLLGLTVLSILAFSQYLNNYSRVFRLYPVLLGLGGAWIVAALLSVNLPIIGQVYASGTPGYVALGGLLQAPYIQPVAPFQWGMPQFSLSFIIGMTAGMLASAIESFGDYHSVARMAGKGAPNAQRVNHGIGMEGLGNAFAGIMGTGNGSTSYTENVGAIGITGVASRYVVQIGAIVMIVVGYVAVFGRLFATIPAPLVGGLYIAMFGQIAAVGLSNLKFIDMDANRNVYIVGLSLFAGLAIPAYFGGMDAGTFSAGLANAWLIGPALETFNIAQSVGQVVYVIGSTGMAVGGIIAFVLDNTIPGTREERGLNEWEDMTEDDGEFQTVFERMNDSDDAPARAD; from the coding sequence ATGACACGAGACGACAGAGACGACGTAGAGGAGACGTACAGTCCGGAGGGCCCCACGATGGAGCCCGATTCCGAAGAATCCGGTATCGTCGAGTACGGCATCGAGGACAGACCCCCGATGGGGGAGTCCATCGTACTCGGCTTCCAGCACTACCTCACGATGATCGGCGCGACGGTCGCGATTCCGCTCGCGCTCGCCGGCCTGATGGGGATGCCAGAATGGGCGACCGCGCGCCTCATCTCCACGTTCTTCGTGGTGTCCGGCATCGCGACGCTCGCCCAGACCACCATCGGGAACCGCTACCCCATCGTGCAGGGCGGGACGTTCTCGATGCTCGCGCCCGCAATCGCCATCATCGGCGTGCTCGCGTCGAGTGGCGCCGGGTGGGAGACGATGATACTGGAACTCCAGGGGGCGGTCATCGTGGCCGGCCTCGTAGAGGTCCTCATCGGGTACGTCGGCCTGTTCGGCTACCTCAAGCGGTACGTGGGGCCCATCGTCATCGCGCCCGTCATCGCGCTCATCGGGCTCTCGCTTTTCAACGTCGGGCAGATCACGTCACCGACGCAGAACTGGTGGCTGCTCGGCCTCACGGTGCTGTCCATTCTCGCATTCTCGCAGTACCTCAACAACTACAGCCGCGTGTTCCGGCTGTACCCGGTGTTGCTCGGACTGGGAGGCGCGTGGATCGTCGCCGCACTCCTCTCGGTGAACCTCCCGATCATCGGGCAGGTGTACGCCAGCGGCACGCCCGGCTACGTCGCGCTCGGAGGCCTCCTCCAGGCGCCGTACATCCAGCCGGTCGCGCCGTTCCAGTGGGGGATGCCGCAGTTCAGCCTCTCGTTCATCATCGGCATGACCGCGGGGATGCTCGCGTCCGCCATCGAGAGCTTCGGTGACTACCACTCGGTCGCACGGATGGCCGGGAAGGGCGCGCCGAACGCACAGCGCGTCAACCACGGCATCGGCATGGAGGGCCTCGGCAACGCGTTCGCCGGCATCATGGGCACGGGGAACGGGTCGACGTCCTACACCGAGAACGTCGGCGCCATCGGCATCACCGGCGTCGCCTCCCGATACGTCGTGCAGATCGGCGCCATCGTGATGATCGTCGTCGGCTACGTGGCGGTGTTCGGTCGGCTGTTCGCCACCATCCCGGCGCCGCTCGTCGGCGGCCTCTACATCGCGATGTTCGGCCAGATCGCGGCCGTCGGCCTGTCGAACCTGAAGTTCATCGACATGGACGCCAACCGCAACGTCTACATCGTGGGTCTCTCCCTGTTCGCCGGCCTCGCGATTCCGGCGTACTTCGGCGGCATGGACGCCGGAACGTTCTCCGCCGGTCTCGCCAATGCGTGGCTCATCGGCCCCGCCCTGGAGACGTTCAACATCGCCCAGAGCGTCGGCCAGGTCGTCTACGTCATCGGCTCCACCGGCATGGCGGTCGGTGGCATCATCGCGTTCGTGCTCGACAACACCATCCCCGGCACGCGCGAGGAGCGCGGCCTCAACGAGTGGGAGGACATGACCGAGGACGACGGCGAGTTCCAGACCGTCTTCGAGCGGATGAACGACAGCGACGACGCACCGGCACGCGCCGACTAA
- a CDS encoding metal-dependent hydrolase, with product MVDVLGHLGMALIWLAPAWFVFDRRKTALTFVLVGFWFGMLPDIDLYLSNWFPQSIHHHGVVHTILAVTILAAVLGPIVGGVLKASLGDSEWFSPEATDSAYGVGFVAVWVAGLSHLFADMLSAPDIASPIEPLWPLYNGQIVFVDVLYYTSVWATWGLLGLGILVNVAFWAAADDEPA from the coding sequence ATGGTCGACGTACTCGGACATCTCGGCATGGCGCTGATCTGGCTGGCTCCGGCGTGGTTCGTCTTCGACCGGAGGAAGACGGCACTGACGTTCGTCCTCGTGGGGTTCTGGTTCGGGATGCTGCCGGACATCGACCTCTACCTCTCGAACTGGTTCCCGCAGTCGATACACCACCACGGCGTCGTCCACACGATCCTCGCCGTCACGATCCTCGCGGCCGTCCTCGGGCCCATCGTCGGCGGAGTTCTGAAGGCGTCGCTCGGCGATTCGGAGTGGTTCTCTCCGGAGGCGACGGACAGCGCGTACGGTGTCGGCTTCGTCGCGGTCTGGGTTGCCGGCCTCTCACACCTGTTCGCGGACATGCTGTCCGCGCCCGACATCGCCTCACCAATAGAACCGCTCTGGCCGCTGTACAACGGCCAGATAGTTTTCGTGGACGTCCTCTACTACACGTCGGTGTGGGCGACCTGGGGGCTGCTCGGCCTCGGAATCCTGGTCAACGTCGCGTTCTGGGCGGCTGCGGACGACGAACCAGCGTGA
- a CDS encoding dihydroorotase produces the protein MVARQADLRVVNARVVTPSGTIDGGVASRDGKIVGVGTESNLPDAERTIDAEGNYLIPGFIDPHVHWGLSRYEFDYHEGLEHDFETETRGAVHGGVTTVVNFLLQPDPYLPDMDFFKRAGEENSYIDFAYHAIVHQDEHVEEIEGLAEEGVRSFKIFFNWYKHASPELGIDHSDAGRTYNVLNKVSEINNGVVMFHAENEDLAYERRKELQDEGRNDLEAWSEASPNVAEAMPIEQIARMTEYTDSRSYIVHMSTGEGVDICERYQDQGVNIHAETLPAFLCHTKHDEELGTWGKISPPLRGEDSKQRLWEGLRNGTVDYLGTDHCPHKIEFKEKDTGKHGDIWDAIPGDNNGIEYFLPVMMSEGVNKNRLSMERLVEVAAENNAKRWGLYPRKGALVEGSDADMVIVDLEKSAVVDDDFYHTMEPGYSTFHGDELTGLPTHTIVGGEVVVEDDELQVEKGGREYLPRYDEGVPRSE, from the coding sequence ATGGTAGCACGCCAGGCAGACCTGAGAGTCGTCAATGCGCGCGTCGTCACGCCGTCGGGCACCATCGACGGTGGCGTCGCGTCCCGCGACGGCAAGATTGTGGGCGTCGGCACCGAGTCCAACCTCCCGGACGCCGAGCGCACCATCGACGCGGAGGGCAACTATCTGATTCCGGGATTCATCGACCCGCACGTCCACTGGGGGCTCTCCCGCTACGAGTTCGACTACCACGAGGGCCTCGAACACGACTTCGAGACCGAGACCCGCGGCGCGGTCCACGGCGGCGTCACAACCGTCGTGAACTTCCTGCTCCAGCCGGACCCCTACCTCCCCGACATGGACTTCTTCAAGCGCGCGGGCGAGGAGAACTCCTACATCGACTTCGCGTACCACGCCATCGTCCACCAGGACGAACACGTCGAGGAGATCGAAGGGCTCGCCGAGGAAGGCGTTCGCTCGTTCAAGATCTTCTTCAACTGGTACAAGCACGCCAGTCCCGAACTCGGCATCGACCACTCCGACGCCGGGCGCACGTACAACGTCCTGAACAAGGTCTCGGAGATCAACAACGGCGTCGTGATGTTCCACGCGGAGAACGAGGACCTCGCCTACGAGCGCCGCAAGGAGTTACAGGACGAGGGCCGCAACGACCTCGAAGCGTGGAGCGAGGCGTCCCCGAACGTCGCGGAAGCGATGCCAATCGAACAGATCGCTCGCATGACCGAGTACACGGACTCCCGATCGTACATCGTCCATATGTCCACGGGCGAGGGCGTCGACATCTGCGAGCGCTACCAGGACCAGGGCGTGAACATCCACGCCGAGACGCTGCCGGCGTTCCTCTGTCACACCAAACACGACGAGGAACTCGGCACGTGGGGGAAGATTTCGCCCCCGCTGCGCGGCGAGGACTCGAAACAGCGCCTCTGGGAGGGCCTGCGAAACGGCACCGTCGACTATCTCGGCACCGACCACTGCCCGCACAAGATCGAGTTCAAGGAGAAGGACACGGGCAAGCACGGCGACATCTGGGACGCCATCCCGGGCGACAACAACGGCATCGAGTACTTCCTGCCCGTGATGATGAGCGAGGGCGTGAACAAGAACCGCCTCTCGATGGAGCGCCTCGTCGAAGTCGCCGCCGAGAACAACGCCAAGCGCTGGGGGCTCTACCCCCGGAAAGGAGCGCTCGTGGAGGGCTCGGACGCGGACATGGTCATCGTCGACCTCGAGAAGTCTGCAGTCGTCGACGACGACTTCTACCACACGATGGAGCCGGGCTATTCGACGTTCCACGGCGACGAACTCACTGGTCTGCCGACCCACACCATCGTCGGTGGCGAGGTCGTCGTCGAGGACGACGAACTGCAGGTCGAGAAAGGCGGACGGGAGTACCTACCTCGGTACGACGAAGGCGTCCCGCGCAGCGAGTGA